The stretch of DNA AATTGCTTACTTCCAAGTATTACGTCACCGCTTAGCTGATTATTGTACAGAATTAGAATGTATTCGCTCGTTAACATATGAAACGTGTTGGCGTTTTATGAACGGTGAATATGTGATTAAACAAGCATCAATGTGTAAATTAAAAGCGACTGAATTGCAAAATCAAGTAGTGGCTGGATGTTTACAAATGCATGGAGGTGCAGGATATATGGAAGATTATCCAATTGCGCGTTACTTCCGTGACGCACGTGTAGGAACTATTTATGGTGGTTCTTCTGAAATTATGCGCGAAATCATTGCCAAAGTTGTCGTAGATGAAGTACAATTTGGTAAAGTCTATAAATAAATTTTTCCATAATTTACTAATCAATAAGGCAGGTTGATTTCAATCTGCTTTATTCATATCTCATATGATTATGAATATTTTAAACGGAATAAAAATACTTGATTTCTCGAGGTTACTTCCAGGTTCAATGGCAACCAAGCAATTGATGCAAATGGGCGCGGAAGTCATTAAAATAGAACATCCAAATAAACCAGAATTAACACGATTAATTCCTCCGTTTGAAGATGGAATATCGGTTTCTTATTTGATGGTGAATAAAGGAAAAGAAGTTCGTCAAATTCAATATGAAACAGAAGAAGGAAGAAATGAGATTTACGAATTGGTAAAAAAAGTGAATGTGTTAATCGAAACTTTTCGTCCGGGGACAATGCAAAAATTAGGATTGGATTATAAGGCTTTAAAAAGCATTAATCCAAAAATAATTTATGTTTCTTGTACTTCTTATGGTCAATCTGGACCTTATGCACATTTGGCGGGACACGATCTTAATTTTATGGCGTATTCTGGTTTATTGGCAAATAATGTCAATGCGGATGGAAATATTACGATGTCCTCTTATCAAGTCGCGGATTTATATGGAGGAACGGAGCAAATCATCAATTCGGTTTTATTAGGAATTATTCAACGTACAAAAACAGAAAAAGGCGATTGGTTTGATATTTCGATTACGGAAGCAGCATTACCGATGAATGCCCTATTAGCTCCTCCTGTTTGGTGCAATGAAAAAGCTCAAGCATTTGATGTTTTGACTGGTAAATTACCACATTATACTTATTATAAGTGTAAAGATGGAAAGTTCGTGGTCCTTGCAGGATTAGAAGATAAATTTTGGCAAAATCTATGCACGAAATTAGGTCGTGAAGATTGGAAAAGCGAAAACCTAATGACCTTGATTTACCGTCAAGATATTCGACAAGAATTGATTGATTTTTAACCAAAACTAGAAATGAATGGGTGGAATATTTTCAAGATACAGAAGTATGTTTTTCACCTGTTTTAGAATTTGAAGAAACTTTGACTGATCCGCATTTTGTAGCGAAAAAAAGTTATGAATATACTGAAGATAGAAAACATATTATTGGTTTTAATCTCGGCATTAAGCAATTGGATTAGTCCATTGTATTTGTTTGTATAATTTGATGCTTAGATGCCTATTTTAGGCATCTTTTTGTATTTTGGTAGGATAATTGAAGAATATAAATAGATTGTAAAGATTAAAGTATGAGAAGTTTAAGAAAGTTAAGTTTAATTTTATTTGTAGGAATCATCGGATTTTTTGCCACGGGTTGTAATGGTACAACTTCGGTGTATGGTTTAGAAAAATCTGGAAAGCATACGCATCACAAAAAACATCCGAAAAAGAAACCAGGTTATCATACTCGTTATGAGAATCGTAAGCCAATGCCTCCTGGACATAAAAAAAAGGTGTATGGCGATCAATCGGCTAAGCGTCATGCGCCAGGTCAAAACAAATATAAAAAGCATAAAGCGCCAAAACCAAAGAAACATCACAAAGGAAAACATAAATAATAAAAAAAAGGACGAAACACATGTTTCGTCCTTTCTAACTTTAATATCTAAGAATCGTTTACTTAACGACTTCCATTTCTATATTTAACGTACCAGAATTAACTGATCCGATTTCTTCGAAAGCTGCTCTACTTAAATCTAAAACTCTAGATTTGGTATGAGGTCCTCTATCATTAATCTTTACAATGACAGATTTTCCATTTTTTACGTTAGTAACTTTAACTTTTGTTCCGAATGGTAAAGTTCGGTGTGCTGCTGTCAATTCTTTTTTATCGTAAACTTCACCACTTGATGTTTTTTTACCGTGAAATTTGTCTGCATACCAAGAAACAATTCCAGTGATTCTGTTTTTTGCTTCTTCTACTACAGCTTCAACTTCATTTGAAGATTTTTCTACTGTAGTTGTTGTAGTTTTTAACTCTTTGTCCTTAATTGGATTTTCTGTTAAAATTAACTCAGAGTTAAAATTTCTATTACTCTCAGCTTTTGCT from Faecalibacter sp. LW9 encodes:
- a CDS encoding CaiB/BaiF CoA-transferase family protein, which encodes MNILNGIKILDFSRLLPGSMATKQLMQMGAEVIKIEHPNKPELTRLIPPFEDGISVSYLMVNKGKEVRQIQYETEEGRNEIYELVKKVNVLIETFRPGTMQKLGLDYKALKSINPKIIYVSCTSYGQSGPYAHLAGHDLNFMAYSGLLANNVNADGNITMSSYQVADLYGGTEQIINSVLLGIIQRTKTEKGDWFDISITEAALPMNALLAPPVWCNEKAQAFDVLTGKLPHYTYYKCKDGKFVVLAGLEDKFWQNLCTKLGREDWKSENLMTLIYRQDIRQELIDF
- a CDS encoding septal ring lytic transglycosylase RlpA family protein, with translation MKISIFAFLAMLTIAPIAKAESNRNFNSELILTENPIKDKELKTTTTTVEKSSNEVEAVVEEAKNRITGIVSWYADKFHGKKTSSGEVYDKKELTAAHRTLPFGTKVKVTNVKNGKSVIVKINDRGPHTKSRVLDLSRAAFEEIGSVNSGTLNIEMEVVK